CCGGCCTTGACCTGGAGCTTGTCGTTCTCGCGCTTGAACTCCTTGACCACCTTGGCGGCGGCGTTGGGTTCTTCGTAGCTCCACGCGACGCCCGTCATGCCCTTCAGGGCCTTGGCGAGCCCACCGACCCAGGCTTCTCCCGCGAGAGCCTGCTTGACCAGGGTGTTCTTGACGACTTTGTACTCCACGCCTTTGGCGCGGAACGCGTCGCGAAGTTTGGTTACGTCCTCGACCTTCATGCCGGTGAAGTCGAGGAAGACGGCAGAGGTCATCTTCTCGAAGCGGGCCTTGAGGACCTGGACCGCCGCCTCTTTTTCGGTGCGATGCATCTCAGTGCTCCTCTTCCTTGGAGACCAGCGTGCCCGGGTCGACGCGCACGCCGGGTCCCATCGTGCTCGAGAGCGTGATGCTCCGGAGGTAGACACCCTTGGCCGTCGAAGGACGCTTGTTGTTCAGCTCTCGGATCAGCGCGTGAGTGTTCTCGGCGAGCTTCGCCGCCTCGAACGACGCACGACCGACGCGGCAGTGGACCACCCCGGCCTTGTCGACGCGGTATTCGACCTTGCCGGCCTTGGCGTCCTTGACGGCGTTGGTGACGTCCATGGTCACCGTTCCGACCTTCGGGTTCGGCATCAAGCCGCGCGGACCGAGCACGCGGCCGAGCTTGCCGACTGCGCCCATCATGTCCGGAGTGGCGATCACGCGGTCGAAGTCCATGAAACCCTCGGTGACCTTGGCCACCAGCTCGTCGGCGCCGGCGAAATCCGCCCCCGCCGCCGTGGCTTCTTTTTCCTTGTCACCACGAGCGAACACGAGCACGCGCACGCTCTTGCCCGTGCCGTTCGGGAGCATGATGGCCCCACGCACCATTTGATCGGCATGCTTCGGGTTCACGCCCAGACGCACGGCGATGTCGACGCTCTCGTCGAACTTCGCGTACGCAGTCTGTTTGACGAGCTCCGCGGCCTGCTCGACCGTGAAGCGCTTGTCGCGGTCGAACACCGCCACCGCTTTGGTTCTCTTCTTGCTGTCTTTGGTTGCCATTGTTTGTTCGTCTTTCGACTCCTGGAGAGCGGGGTACTCGAGGCAGAAGGCCCGAGCCTCCGTTCCAGTACGTTTGTTGGTTGCCAGCCGCTTAGCGGCTGACGTCCACACCCATGCTGCGAGCCGTGCCTGCGATGCTGCGAGTCGCGGCTTCGAGGTCGGTGGTGTTCATGTCCTGGATCTTGGATTTCGCGATCTCGGTGACCTGCGCCCAGGTGAGCGAGCCGACCTTGACCTTGTTCGGCTCTTTCGAGCCGGAGCCCGGCTTCTTCGAGCTCGGCAGGCCGCAGGCCTTCTTGACCAGCACGCTCGCCGGCGGCGACTTCATCACGAAGGAGTAGGAACGATCGGCGTAGACGGTGATGACGACCGGGATGATGGTCTCACCGAGCGGCGCGGACTTGCTGTTGAAGTCCTTGCAGAACCCCATGATGTTGACACCGTGCTGGCCGAGCGCGGGGCCGACCGGAGGCGAAGGATTGGCCTTGCCCGCCGGAAGCTGGAGTTTGATGAACGCACTGATCTTTTTCTTTGCGGCTGCCATCTGCGTGCCTTTGAGCTAGTTCGTTTGCGATTCGGCGCGAGGTCTCGGAGGCCCAGCGCAAGTCTTCTTGGGAGCAACAGGCGTCCCGTCCGTCAACTCATCTCTTCTCTACGTGAGCGAAGTCGAGCTCGACGGGCGTGGGGCGTCCGAAGATGCTGACCATGACCTTGAGCTTCTGTTTGTCGGGCTTCACTTCCTGAACGGTGCCCGAGAAGTTGGCGAAGGCGCCGACTACCACGCGCACCTCGTCGCCCTCCTGGAACTGGTGCCGGGCCTTCGGCTTGACCGCGCCCTCGACGATGCCCTTGCGGAGATCCTCGATGTGCGGGGGCTTCACCTCTTGGGGACGCTGGTTGCCGATGAAACCGGTGACCTTGGGCGTGTCCTTGACGATGTGCCAGGCGTGCTCGCTCATCTCCATCTCGACGAACACGTAGCCGGGGAAGCTGGTCTTGGTCTTGACGCGCTGTTTGCCGTCCTTGGCCTGCGCGGTCACCGTCTCGGACGGGATCAAGATCTCGCCGAACTTCTCTTCCAGCTTGAACTGGCGAATGCGCTCCTGCAGCGCAGTCTTCACCTTGTTCTCGTAACCAGAATAGGTGGTGACGACGTACCACTTCTTGGCCGAAGAGCTCTCCTCGCTCGGAGTCTCCGCCGCAGAAGCAACCATTCCGTTCGTTTCGGGCTCAGTCATGCGCCGTACACCAGGTGAGTGAGAAATGACCAGAAGCGGTCGAGCAACGCCACGTAGACCGTTGCAATCATGCTCGCGACGATCACGACGATGGTTCCGTTGGTCACCGACTCGCGGTTGGGCCACGTCACCTTGGTGAGCTCGAGAGCTACCTCGTCGGCCCAGCGCCGTACTTGATCCCGGCGGTAAACCTGCACAATCGTCAAGACGCCAATCAGCGCACCAGCGCCCAGGGCGTAGCTGCCTCGCTCGTCTTCGGCGAAGCGCATCAGCTGCGGAACCGCGCGGGTTGCTGCGGGCCAATCGGCCAACGCACCCCAGCTCGCGATGATGATCTTCGACGAGACGAAAGCGACGAGGATGCCGGCCACGAAGAACGCGGCGTGCACGTAGCGCGCCGAGCTACCCAGCTGCTCCGCGGCCTCTAGCTCCGACTCGTGGGCAAGGGTCTTGGCTTCCTCGGCCAGGTCGTTGCGCAGGTTCGCCCTTCGCTCACGCTCGTGAGCCGCGGCGGAGTCGTCGCTCTCGTCGGCCGCGCCGGACTCGCTCTCCGAAGCGGAGTCCTCTGAATCGTCGACCGAGTCGTCGGCTTCCTCGGAGGACTCCGGAGCGTCGTCATGCGCGGAGGACTCCGAAGCGTCGTCGGCTTCGCG
This sequence is a window from Myxococcales bacterium. Protein-coding genes within it:
- the nusG gene encoding transcription termination/antitermination protein NusG; the protein is MVASAAETPSEESSSAKKWYVVTTYSGYENKVKTALQERIRQFKLEEKFGEILIPSETVTAQAKDGKQRVKTKTSFPGYVFVEMEMSEHAWHIVKDTPKVTGFIGNQRPQEVKPPHIEDLRKGIVEGAVKPKARHQFQEGDEVRVVVGAFANFSGTVQEVKPDKQKLKVMVSIFGRPTPVELDFAHVEKR
- the rplK gene encoding 50S ribosomal protein L11 gives rise to the protein MAAAKKKISAFIKLQLPAGKANPSPPVGPALGQHGVNIMGFCKDFNSKSAPLGETIIPVVITVYADRSYSFVMKSPPASVLVKKACGLPSSKKPGSGSKEPNKVKVGSLTWAQVTEIAKSKIQDMNTTDLEAATRSIAGTARSMGVDVSR
- a CDS encoding 50S ribosomal protein L1; the encoded protein is MATKDSKKRTKAVAVFDRDKRFTVEQAAELVKQTAYAKFDESVDIAVRLGVNPKHADQMVRGAIMLPNGTGKSVRVLVFARGDKEKEATAAGADFAGADELVAKVTEGFMDFDRVIATPDMMGAVGKLGRVLGPRGLMPNPKVGTVTMDVTNAVKDAKAGKVEYRVDKAGVVHCRVGRASFEAAKLAENTHALIRELNNKRPSTAKGVYLRSITLSSTMGPGVRVDPGTLVSKEEEH
- a CDS encoding 50S ribosomal protein L10 — translated: MHRTEKEAAVQVLKARFEKMTSAVFLDFTGMKVEDVTKLRDAFRAKGVEYKVVKNTLVKQALAGEAWVGGLAKALKGMTGVAWSYEEPNAAAKVVKEFKRENDKLQVKAGVLEGQVLDATSVENTLANMPGKDEARAMLLAQMIAPAQRFVMLLNAPAREMVGVLAAKQRKDEG
- the secE gene encoding preprotein translocase subunit SecE: MARKDEDRDDELNEDDESTGGDASDGEREADDASESSAHDDAPESSEEADDSVDDSEDSASESESGAADESDDSAAAHERERRANLRNDLAEEAKTLAHESELEAAEQLGSSARYVHAAFFVAGILVAFVSSKIIIASWGALADWPAATRAVPQLMRFAEDERGSYALGAGALIGVLTIVQVYRRDQVRRWADEVALELTKVTWPNRESVTNGTIVVIVASMIATVYVALLDRFWSFLTHLVYGA